From a single Okeanomitos corallinicola TIOX110 genomic region:
- the gndA gene encoding NADP-dependent phosphogluconate dehydrogenase translates to MTLQSFGVIGLAVMGENIALNVERNGFPIAVYNRSREKTDAFMANRAGGRNVVAAFTLEEFVASLERPRKILVMVQAGKPVDAVIAQLKPLLQEGDIIIDGGNSWFEDTERRTQELEPTGLRYIGMGVSGGEEGALNGPSLMPGGTKSSYEYLSPIFNKIAAQVDDGPCVTYIGPGGSGHYVKMVHNGIEYGDMQLIAEAYDLLKNVGGLNPAQLHEVFSEWNKTDELNSFLIEITANIFPYVDPDTKIPLVDLIVDAAGQKGTGRWTVQTALELGVAIPTITAAVNSRIISSIRDERIAASKQLTGPVPTQFKDTKTFVNMVRDALYCSKICSYAQGMALISTASTTYNWGLNLGEMARIWKGGCIIRAGFLNKIKKAFDENPGLPNLLLAPEFKQTILDRQAAWREVIVTAAKMGIPVPAFSASLDYFDSYRRERLPQNLTQAQRDYFGAHTYKRIDKEGTFHTEWVPIAEAKK, encoded by the coding sequence ATGACATTACAAAGCTTTGGTGTGATTGGATTAGCCGTAATGGGCGAGAATATCGCTCTTAACGTTGAGCGTAATGGCTTCCCAATTGCAGTTTACAACCGCTCTCGTGAAAAAACCGATGCCTTCATGGCCAACCGTGCTGGAGGACGGAATGTTGTTGCAGCATTTACCTTAGAAGAATTTGTCGCTTCATTAGAACGTCCTCGCAAAATCTTGGTAATGGTGCAAGCTGGTAAACCAGTTGATGCAGTAATTGCCCAGTTAAAACCATTATTACAAGAAGGTGACATCATCATTGATGGTGGTAACTCTTGGTTTGAAGATACAGAAAGACGCACTCAGGAATTAGAACCCACCGGTTTACGCTACATCGGTATGGGTGTGAGTGGTGGTGAAGAAGGCGCGTTAAACGGACCTTCCCTCATGCCTGGTGGTACAAAAAGTTCCTATGAGTACCTTTCCCCCATCTTTAACAAAATCGCTGCTCAGGTTGATGATGGCCCCTGTGTAACCTACATTGGACCCGGTGGTTCTGGTCACTATGTAAAAATGGTTCACAACGGGATTGAGTACGGCGATATGCAGTTAATTGCAGAAGCCTATGATTTACTCAAAAATGTTGGTGGTTTAAATCCTGCACAGTTACATGAAGTATTTTCTGAGTGGAATAAAACCGACGAACTCAATTCATTTTTGATTGAGATTACCGCTAATATTTTCCCCTACGTTGACCCTGATACCAAAATTCCCTTAGTTGACTTAATTGTTGATGCTGCGGGACAAAAAGGTACTGGTCGTTGGACTGTACAAACTGCTTTAGAATTAGGCGTTGCTATTCCTACAATTACTGCGGCTGTAAATTCTCGAATTATCTCTTCTATTCGAGATGAACGGATTGCGGCTTCTAAACAATTAACTGGCCCTGTTCCTACTCAGTTTAAGGATACAAAGACTTTTGTGAACATGGTGCGTGATGCACTTTATTGTTCTAAAATCTGTTCCTATGCCCAAGGTATGGCGTTAATTTCTACCGCTTCTACAACCTACAATTGGGGTTTAAATTTGGGTGAAATGGCTCGAATTTGGAAAGGTGGTTGTATTATTCGTGCTGGTTTCTTGAACAAAATTAAGAAAGCTTTTGACGAAAATCCTGGCTTACCTAACTTGTTGTTAGCACCTGAATTTAAGCAAACAATTCTGGATAGACAAGCTGCTTGGCGGGAAGTAATTGTCACTGCTGCGAAGATGGGAATTCCTGTTCCTGCTTTTAGTGCTTCTTTGGATTATTTCGACAGCTACCGCAGAGAACGTTTACCTCAAAACTTGACTCAAGCACAACGGGATTACTTTGGCGCTCACACCTACAAACGGATTGATAAGGAAGGAACTTTCCACACTGAGTGGGTTCCCATTGCTGAAGCTAAGAAGTAA
- a CDS encoding Ycf66 family protein — protein sequence MLAYLLAFVVGLGSLAIYLAAFFFPEIHRKNDFIWSGVGMFYALVLWIFAPRITGGLLLGHIASVALLVWFGGQTLSLRRQLTPEVQQTPIPSSESVKVSIQEQASRLSVLERLKQLPAALGGVFSGVKGKVQQTLTKKPVATTEKPVEEVLDQTTAVTEQPPENSPQTVEEMEIPSTEVPEEVTPDIQFPVTEQPPENSPQTVEETEIPTTEVKEELTPPSPPQDQVVSDNTPNIPADIPSEKLPPNSESGS from the coding sequence ATGCTGGCCTATCTCCTAGCGTTTGTAGTGGGGCTTGGTAGTTTAGCTATTTACCTAGCAGCTTTTTTTTTCCCGGAAATCCACCGCAAGAATGATTTTATCTGGAGTGGTGTGGGGATGTTCTACGCTTTGGTACTGTGGATTTTTGCACCACGAATTACCGGAGGTCTGTTGCTGGGACATATAGCTAGTGTGGCGCTTTTGGTTTGGTTTGGTGGACAAACTCTGTCTTTACGTCGTCAACTGACACCGGAGGTACAACAAACTCCTATTCCTAGTTCTGAGTCAGTTAAGGTGAGTATCCAAGAACAGGCATCTAGGTTATCTGTGCTGGAAAGGCTCAAACAATTACCAGCTGCGCTTGGTGGTGTGTTCAGTGGTGTCAAAGGTAAGGTACAACAAACTCTGACGAAGAAACCAGTCGCCACCACAGAAAAACCTGTTGAGGAAGTTCTTGATCAAACTACTGCTGTGACTGAACAACCACCGGAAAATTCTCCTCAAACTGTGGAGGAAATGGAAATTCCCTCAACTGAGGTTCCGGAGGAAGTTACACCTGATATTCAATTTCCTGTGACTGAACAACCACCGGAAAATTCTCCTCAAACTGTGGAGGAAACGGAAATTCCCACAACTGAGGTGAAGGAAGAACTCACACCACCCAGTCCTCCACAGGATCAAGTTGTCTCAGATAATACGCCTAATATTCCAGCAGATATACCATCAGAAAAATTACCACCAAATTCAGAGTCTGGAAGTTAG
- a CDS encoding NAD(P)/FAD-dependent oxidoreductase, which yields MVVSLEKNRPREVVIIGGGFGGLYTAKALAGANVNVTLIDKRNFHLFQPLLYQVATGTLSPADISSPLRSVFRKSKNTRVLLGEVKDINPTTQQVILNDQIVPYDTLVVATGANHSYFGKDNWKEFAPGLKTVEDAIEMRRKIFSAFEAAEKETDPEKRRALLTFVIVGGGPTGVELAGAIAELAYKTLREDFRHINTSEAKILLLQGGERILPFMSPELSQAAAEALQKLGVLIQTQTRVTDIANDIVTFKKSDQVQELRAKTILWAAGVQASPMAKVLAEKTGVECDRVGRVMVEPDLTVNGYKNIFVIGDLANFSHQTGQPLPGVAPVAKQQGEYVAGLIQLRMQGRSLPKFHYSDVGSLAMIGQNLAVVDLGFLKLTGFLAWVFWLLIHIYFLIEFDTKIVVIIQWAWNYLTRNRRSRLITGREAFLETPDVDTNTPYESPETKQTVKV from the coding sequence ATGGTAGTTTCACTAGAGAAGAATCGACCACGTGAGGTTGTCATCATTGGTGGTGGCTTTGGTGGACTGTACACAGCAAAAGCTCTTGCTGGTGCGAATGTAAATGTTACTCTGATTGATAAACGGAACTTTCACTTATTTCAGCCACTTTTATATCAAGTTGCCACAGGTACTTTATCACCTGCGGATATTTCTTCACCATTACGATCTGTGTTCAGAAAAAGCAAGAATACAAGAGTGTTGCTGGGAGAAGTAAAAGATATTAATCCAACAACTCAACAAGTAATTTTGAATGATCAAATAGTACCTTACGATACATTAGTTGTGGCTACTGGTGCTAACCATTCTTATTTTGGTAAAGATAACTGGAAAGAATTTGCTCCTGGTTTAAAGACTGTAGAAGATGCCATTGAAATGCGTCGTAAGATATTTTCAGCATTTGAAGCAGCAGAAAAAGAAACTGATCCGGAAAAACGTCGTGCTTTGTTGACTTTTGTGATTGTGGGTGGTGGTCCAACAGGGGTAGAATTAGCGGGAGCGATCGCCGAATTAGCCTATAAAACTTTGAGAGAAGATTTCCGCCATATAAACACCTCAGAGGCGAAGATTTTACTATTACAAGGTGGCGAGCGTATTCTCCCCTTTATGTCCCCAGAGTTATCCCAAGCAGCAGCAGAAGCGTTGCAAAAGTTAGGAGTATTGATCCAAACTCAAACCAGAGTCACAGACATTGCTAACGATATTGTCACCTTCAAAAAAAGCGATCAAGTACAAGAATTGCGTGCAAAAACCATTTTATGGGCTGCTGGTGTACAAGCTTCCCCAATGGCGAAAGTATTAGCAGAAAAAACAGGTGTAGAATGCGATCGCGTGGGTAGAGTCATGGTAGAACCAGACCTAACCGTTAATGGCTATAAAAACATTTTCGTAATTGGAGATTTAGCTAATTTCTCTCATCAAACTGGTCAACCTTTACCCGGTGTAGCACCCGTAGCTAAACAACAAGGTGAATATGTAGCTGGACTAATTCAACTGCGTATGCAAGGCCGTAGTTTGCCCAAATTCCACTACAGTGATGTGGGTAGTTTGGCAATGATTGGACAAAATTTAGCAGTTGTAGATTTAGGTTTCTTAAAACTCACAGGTTTCCTTGCTTGGGTATTCTGGTTACTGATTCACATCTATTTCTTAATTGAGTTTGATACTAAGATTGTAGTTATCATTCAATGGGCTTGGAATTATCTTACCCGGAATCGTCGTTCTCGATTAATTACAGGTAGAGAAGCTTTTTTGGAAACACCAGACGTTGACACAAATACTCCATACGAATCGCCAGAAACCAAGCAGACAGTCAAGGTTTAG
- a CDS encoding transposase, protein MQYRRARVEGGTYFFTVVTEKRQKILCFPKNVSLLRDAFSYVMQKHPFIIDAIVILPDHLHCIWTLPEHDHNFSTRWRLIKSYFSRKCETIVPENISLSRQNKKQRAVWQHRFWEHLIRDEIDFQNHVKYIHYNPVKHGLVKAPKDWEYSSFHRAVRQGIYDIMWGASEDIIFDDNIDNE, encoded by the coding sequence ATGCAATATCGCCGCGCTAGGGTGGAAGGAGGAACATACTTTTTTACAGTGGTAACAGAAAAAAGACAAAAAATATTATGTTTCCCAAAAAATGTTTCTTTATTAAGAGATGCTTTTAGTTATGTAATGCAAAAACATCCATTTATTATAGATGCCATTGTTATTTTACCTGATCATCTCCATTGTATTTGGACATTGCCAGAACATGATCATAATTTTTCAACTCGTTGGCGTTTAATTAAAAGTTATTTTAGTCGTAAATGTGAAACTATTGTACCAGAAAATATATCTTTATCTAGACAAAATAAAAAACAACGTGCAGTATGGCAACATCGTTTTTGGGAACATTTAATTAGAGATGAAATAGATTTTCAAAATCACGTTAAATATATTCATTATAATCCGGTAAAACATGGTTTAGTAAAAGCTCCAAAAGATTGGGAATATTCCAGTTTTCATCGTGCTGTGCGTCAAGGTATTTATGACATAATGTGGGGTGCAAGTGAGGATATTATTTTTGATGATAATATTGATAACGAGTAG
- a CDS encoding AAA family ATPase gives MKVVSIINYKGGVGKTTITANLGTELACRGYRVLLIDADPQCSLTFSFFNSSDQFNWFEGKELTLKTFFDSLIRSIPNPKSFGDVRVKISKINKKIQEQGGKGSLHLIASHLELINIDMKLAGILAGGIDRHEQASRYLNCFSSISQGLEKLKSQYDFVLIDCPPNFNIVTKTSIAASNYILIPSRPDHLSTLGISYLKKSVKEFVEDYNYYTKQANISVIDPKIIGVVFTMVKVHTGQPINAHQRYMNNVVKEQKLKIFDAFIRENQTTFAMASEKGIPVVLSAASSSDIAQELKEMVDEFEYLIN, from the coding sequence ATGAAAGTAGTATCTATTATTAACTATAAGGGTGGCGTTGGTAAAACCACTATCACCGCTAATCTGGGAACGGAATTAGCGTGTAGAGGATATAGAGTGTTATTAATTGATGCTGATCCTCAGTGCAGTTTAACATTTTCTTTTTTTAATTCTTCCGATCAATTTAACTGGTTTGAAGGAAAAGAATTGACATTAAAAACATTTTTTGATTCATTAATAAGGTCTATTCCCAACCCCAAATCATTTGGTGACGTGAGGGTGAAGATAAGTAAAATTAATAAAAAAATACAAGAACAGGGTGGAAAAGGTTCATTACATTTAATTGCTTCTCACTTAGAATTAATTAACATTGACATGAAACTTGCTGGTATCTTGGCAGGAGGAATTGACAGACATGAACAAGCATCAAGATACTTAAATTGTTTTAGTTCAATTTCTCAAGGATTAGAAAAATTAAAATCACAGTATGACTTTGTTTTAATTGACTGCCCTCCCAATTTCAACATTGTCACTAAAACATCTATAGCAGCTAGTAATTACATCTTAATACCATCAAGACCAGACCATTTATCAACATTAGGAATATCCTATTTAAAGAAAAGTGTTAAGGAGTTTGTCGAAGATTATAATTACTATACAAAACAAGCTAACATTTCAGTGATTGATCCTAAAATTATTGGAGTAGTATTTACAATGGTAAAAGTTCATACTGGGCAACCGATTAATGCTCATCAAAGATATATGAATAATGTTGTAAAAGAACAAAAATTAAAGATATTTGATGCTTTTATTAGAGAAAATCAAACTACATTTGCAATGGCTTCGGAAAAGGGAATTCCTGTTGTTTTAAGTGCGGCTTCATCATCAGATATTGCTCAAGAACTTAAAGAAATGGTAGATGAATTTGAATATTTGATTAATTAG
- a CDS encoding type II toxin-antitoxin system RelE/ParE family toxin — protein sequence MQNNNEPLPREIALTPRFQRDLRELAKRYRSIRSDIQPLIDQLQAGEIPGDRIAGIKYQVFKVRIKNSNIQKGKSGGYRVIYYLKTAQGIILTTIYSKSDLTDVNNEIIEQAIAQYEEGNTIPDQ from the coding sequence ATGCAGAATAATAATGAACCACTACCAAGGGAAATTGCTCTTACTCCTCGTTTTCAAAGAGATTTAAGAGAACTGGCTAAACGCTATCGTTCTATTCGTAGTGATATTCAACCTTTAATTGATCAACTACAAGCAGGTGAAATTCCTGGAGATAGAATTGCTGGAATTAAATATCAAGTTTTCAAAGTTCGTATTAAAAATAGTAACATTCAAAAAGGAAAGAGTGGAGGATATAGGGTGATTTATTATTTAAAAACTGCTCAAGGAATTATCCTCACTACGATTTATTCTAAGTCTGATCTGACAGATGTGAATAATGAAATAATTGAACAAGCAATAGCTCAATATGAAGAAGGAAATACAATTCCAGATCAATAA